Genomic window (Zingiber officinale cultivar Zhangliang chromosome 2B, Zo_v1.1, whole genome shotgun sequence):
CAAtatggttgactttttccaatccgggccctctgctccggtgctgctcgcctccatccaggtcttccgctctggctccgctcgcttgggtgattttggccatccggaatagggctcacctgaacctaacttccggccttctcctcgagcaagcttccgctccggcttctcgtacctcagaatcgtcgcatgcttccttctcatccgctagcgtactcttccgcagcttcgtccctcagacgcaccgagcccgtcatctctctctcgtgccgaccttctcgttaattgcgtcttttgctccccgagtaatcttccgcctcagcttctcgtccctcggaaacatcgcACTCTcctttctcgtccaccggtgtactcttccgaaaTATTGCGTCCTTTGCtctacttcttgtgctcctaagttcctgcacacttagacacaatgtatcaaataacaacagaacctaacttaatttggttgatcacatcaaaaccttcACGGGTACTTACACATATTTCACAGCAAATTCAATCTTTCATGTTCGTACAAAATATGTGAAAATTGATTTCCATTTTATTCAAAAACGTGTAGTGACTCAATAATTATCGATTTTTTATATTTCTATGAAACATCAAATtactgatatctttactaagtcattatccaAACAACGTTTGAGAACAGCTAGTAAACAAATTCAACGTTAGAGATCTCTCGTTGAATTTATCGGAGGGGGGAGGGGTAAAAGAGAATTATGTAACAAACCAAATCAAGATTAGAATGTAGtaattattagaataaatcaattaactaattttcttttattaCTTTATCAATTGATCAAGTATataatgcctttatatatattgtATATCTCATGGACAAATCAatcaagaaatttattttattatctataTTAGTTATCTTAACAAAACAATGTTATTTGGCATGCCAACTGCATAATTCAATGATCAATGGCATATTGATCAccaatggaattattattttgcTTGGTGAACACAGCTTGTGCAAAAGGAAAGAGTTGACTTTAGGGGTGAAATAAGATAATTATGATACAGAAACACAAATTAGACATATCTACATGAATATAATAACTATTTCAcgaattatgttacgatatgagaTCCAGGATTTATCTACATAAATATATGAGCTATGTCCCTAATTATGTCATGATGATCAAGTTTAATTTACCTTCAACAATGTGATCATCCTTCAGATCCATTGAGATTTATGAGCATCTATGCAAATGAAACATTGATATTCTCACTCTTTCAAGTATTGTCATCGTCAACATGGTTTGGTGGGAGATTGATATCTATTGTGATTTCGTTTTGTCCATGGATCGTCCCTTCTCGAGAGGATATTGGAAACACCTTTTCTTCTTTTGCCCTTTGTTTCATGGTCATTGTCCAAACCATCTTAAAACTTCGTCTCATGGACCCAAACAATACATTTGATAGTCTTCTCCCATTTTGAAGCATTAAGTGCCTTGTGAAGAGTATTAACATTATCGTTGAGATGGAACCAGTGAAGGCAAAGAGAACCCAAAAGGGCTCTATGCTTAGGCTATCCTTTCTCCTCTCATTGTCTGGGCTTGGAGTATTGGACAAGGTGAAAGAGAATTCATCTTTTTGAAGTTTCTTGAATGTTCCATCCTGTGCCAATTTTAATATGGCTTCCGAGAAATCATCCGCTAGAGGAGAACCTTTGGGGAACacctaatttaaattaaaaaatatatatatatttaaataattagaaCCATGTGCAAATAGTAATTAAGTCTGTAAGTATACTCCAGTGGTAAATTCAAAGGTAAAGTGAATTATACTCACAAATCCAAATCCCCCAAGCATGTATGTCTCACCAATGGCAGTGTACTTATCATATCTagagaggaaaaccctaaggtacGGTGTCTCCAAGTATGCTGCCGAGATGTTTCCACTCTTGAACGCATCAATGTAGGCCTCTGATTTTCCAATTGTCATAATATTCTGAGCCTTAAAATTCAACACATTCTGCAAGTACTTCAAGACAAAGGAATCCCCATCACAGCCAACTCTACTCCCTTCTGGCACTGGTTCAATTTTCTCAACAGTCAAAATGGAACTGAGATTGGCTGTGAAGCTAGTGGTCAGGATTAACACCACTATAAGCCAAGCAATAACAACTGTTTTTGTATAGAAACTATAGACCTTTCCTGTGGAGAGAAAATGTTAATTAATTACACAAACTAtatatttaagttttgatatttttaatattCTTGAGTAGCTGCTTACCATGGGCATTAAAGAGGGTAGAAAAAGTGAGCCAGAGTGCAGCTCCGAGCTGTTGGCACCAATTGCCATGGAACTGGGGGTTGTCCTTGCGCTCCAAGTACCACACGACGACACAAGTGTAAATTAAGGTGGCAAGAAATAGAAACCAAACCTCTTTTGTGAATGGCCTTACGAGCATCCATGGAGTGTGATTAGGTCTGATAGGAACTAGCACAGAAAGGCCAGATGACAAGAATGGTACCGTGAATGAGACATTCACTGCTCTCTCGGCTAGGATTGTAATGTCTCCCACCGCCACATCAAATTTCTATGCACAAGTATGAATTTTTCCATCAACTCTACCGCTGATTATTATTTCACTAAAAAATATATAGTATATAATTAAAGACTTTTAGTATACTATATACATGCATGTGTACCTTCAAGGAGACTTGATTGACAAGATCATCATAAGAGCCATTGAACGGAGCCCATTCATATAAAAGATCATAATTTAAGTTCTTCAGAATCTCCTTGAAGACTTCGATACAAAATCCTTGAGGCTCCTTTAGCTTCCCACTATCATCGTATTCCACCTTcacaaatttttcaaaagttgtaTGATTTGGCACTCCGATCTTCAATCTGCCCCACCCTCCTGGAATCTTCTCCATATGCCCTGGCCACAATACTGGACGTAACATAGGAACCATTGTAGGTCCAAATTGGCTCATCTCTTCCTCATCTTCATAAAATCCATATCCCTTGGACCAATACCCTATTTCCTTATAGCTCTTTCCTACTACGTTAAGAACACGAAATGCAGAGAAGCCCCGAACTTGAGGAAGGTTAGTGCCAATAGTACTGAAGTTTATGAAGCCACTTAAACCCAAAAAGTTGCTTGTAAGGATTCCCTCCCACAGTGTTGTACTTTTATTCCTATCCCTAGCTGCCACTGCATTAGCTATGACGTGAATTGCATCGTATGCTCGGACTACCAACCTTCTTGGTTCAATATTATTATTTGATAGATTGTTTTGAAAATCAATGGAGAAATTTTGATAGAATGTGGTGGTTTGGTTTAAGTACGTACGAATTCCTATTACACCTTGCATATAGGAGGAGATGAATGATTGATTAAAATTCGAGTCAAGGAGATCAGTAATATCATCACTCACAATCCACACGTGATCGGCTGTCATTAAATCTTGTTCTTTGGCCTCCATGAACAGATGGTTGGCAAGTTGGGGAGAGGACCTAAGGATGACAAACACCTTGGATAGTTGCGGAGGAATGTTGTGTAGTTTTTGCTTGATTAGCTCAGATGCATTAGAGACTGTGTGCATGGGTGGAAATGCGATGTGGTGGTCAATTTTAGAACCATTTGCTTGGAGTGCATCAGAAAAGAGTGTGGCAATAGAGGAAATGCTGCCATATATGTCATCCTCATAAATAACTATGACTCTTCTCCAATTATATGAACTTATGATGTTAGCCAGACAAAGCAGCTCATCAGAAGTTGGGTAAGACATTTGAACTAAGAAAGGCATGGTTGAAAGTG
Coding sequences:
- the LOC122048747 gene encoding glutamate receptor 2.7-like, yielding MRPMTVKILSVSFDFLIVSSILLAFSAKAVKIGVMVNPYLPTRREQEAAIRIAARHFNSSSPLVLRFNETNDDPVETSTTAKDMIDWGAEVIIGIGTWPEVVTLARVGNTSGVPVLSLAETTTTTTSNSLSTMPFLVQMSYPTSDELLCLANIISSYNWRRVIVIYEDDIYGSISSIATLFSDALQANGSKIDHHIAFPPMHTVSNASELIKQKLHNIPPQLSKVFVILRSSPQLANHLFMEAKEQDLMTADHVWIVSDDITDLLDSNFNQSFISSYMQGVIGIRTYLNQTTTFYQNFSIDFQNNLSNNNIEPRRLVVRAYDAIHVIANAVAARDRNKSTTLWEGILTSNFLGLSGFINFSTIGTNLPQVRGFSAFRVLNVVGKSYKEIGYWSKGYGFYEDEEEMSQFGPTMVPMLRPVLWPGHMEKIPGGWGRLKIGVPNHTTFEKFVKVEYDDSGKLKEPQGFCIEVFKEILKNLNYDLLYEWAPFNGSYDDLVNQVSLKKFDVAVGDITILAERAVNVSFTVPFLSSGLSVLVPIRPNHTPWMLVRPFTKEVWFLFLATLIYTCVVVWYLERKDNPQFHGNWCQQLGAALWLTFSTLFNAHGKVYSFYTKTVVIAWLIVVLILTTSFTANLSSILTVEKIEPVPEGSRVGCDGDSFVLKYLQNVLNFKAQNIMTIGKSEAYIDAFKSGNISAAYLETPYLRVFLSRYDKYTAIGETYMLGGFGFAKEYNIPTLRDPSGLVINVGAREIYDNNDDDDDNDDDNDDDDDDDNDDNSDDDDDEDFDF